Proteins from a single region of Dictyostelium discoideum AX4 chromosome 5 chromosome, whole genome shotgun sequence:
- a CDS encoding hypothetical protein (Similar to Dictyostelium discoideum (Slime mold). CIGB protein), producing MIKYNVCYYHNSILVFIFFSKPKISKMIVSDENQIIKINNNINNNNKNNKNNKCTLHPNDNLINFCLDCELIPCCKRCTSRNVFCSLYPLFTTLNHVKDVVLPVNPPLSSSSYLTTTTNSLFNSTKNNQIQENNENNENNENKFIEMDGYKFYIFSGDESIFKLEGYSNFALKDNCNIISKLKILPKNVLLLDGFNQKLTKGIIPEGIKELRLGNIKQELTIDSIPNTVTTIWLLDGFNQKLTKGIIPEGVKELHICDIKQELIIDSIPNTVTTVKLLDGFNQKLTKGIIPEGVKELHICDIKQELIIDSIPNTVTTVKLLDGFNQKLTKGIIPESVKELRLGNIKQELIIDSIPNTVTTVWLWDGFNQKLTKGIIPEGVKELYIDDIKQELIIDSIPNTVTTVKLLDGFNQKLTKGIIPEGVKELHICDIKQELIIDSIPNTVTTVTLWGGFNQKLTKGIIPEGVKELYIDDIKQELIIDSIPNTVTTVTLCDGFNQKLTKGIIPEGVKELYIGDIKQELIIDSIPNTVTTVTLWGGFNQKLTKGIIPESVKELRLGDIKQELIIDSIPYSVTTVCLFEGFNKNLTKSIIPESVKKLYIWDKKQELIIGPIPDTVTVYKLNKD from the exons atgataaaatataATGTTTGCTATTATCACAATT caattttggtatttattttttttagtaaaccaaaaatttctaaaatgATCGTCAGTGAcgaaaatcaaattataaaaatcaataataatattaataataataataaaaataataaaaataataaatgcaCACTTCAtccaaatgataatttaataaatttttgtttGGATTGTGAATTAATACCATGTTGTAAACGATGTACTTCTCGTAATGTATTTTGTAGTTTATATCCTTTATTTACAACTTTGAATCATGTTAAAGATGTTGTTTTACCAGTTAATCCTCCTctttcttcctcttcttatttaacgacaacaacaaactcattatttaattcaactaaaaataatcaaattcaagaaaataatgaaaataatgaaaataatgaaaataaatttatagaaA tgGATggatataaattttatatattttcaggtgatgaatcaatttttaagCTTGAAGGTTACAGTAATTTCgcattaaaagataattgtaatatcatatcaaaattaaaaatattaccaAAAAATGTTTTGCTTCTTgatggattcaatcaaaaattaaccaaaGGTATAATACCAGAAGGAATTAAAGAGTTACGTTTGGGTAATataaaacaagaattaactattgattcaattcctaatactgtAACAACTATTTGGTTATTGgatggattcaatcaaaaattaaccaaaGGTATAATACCAGAAGGTGTTAAAGAGTTACATATATGTGATataaaacaagaattaattattgattcaattcctaatactgtAACAACTGTTAAGTTATTGgatggattcaatcaaaaattgaCCAAAGGTATAATACCTGAAGGTGTTAAAGAGTTACATATATGTGATataaaacaagaattaataattgattcaattcctaatactgtAACAACTGTTAAGTTATTGgatggattcaatcaaaaattgaCCAAAGGTATAATACCAGAAAGTGTTAAAGAGTTACGTTTAGGTAATataaaacaagaattaattattgattcaattcctaatactgtAACAACTGTTTGGTTATGGgatggattcaatcaaaaattaaccaaaGGTATAATACCAGAAGGTGTTAAAGAGTTGTATATAGATGATataaaacaagaattaataattgattcaattcctaatactgtAACAACTGTTAAGTTATTGgatggattcaatcaaaaattgaCCAAAGGTATAATACCTGAAGGTGTTAAAGAGTTACATATATGTGATataaaacaagaattaattattgattcaattcctaatactgtAACAACTGTTACTTTATGGGgtggattcaatcaaaaattaaccaaaG GTATAATACCAGAAGGTGTTAAAGAGTTGTATATAGATGATataaaacaagaattaataattgattcaattcctaatactgtAACAACTGTTACTTTATGTgatggattcaatcaaaaattaaccaaaGGTATAATACCAGAAGGTGTTAAAGAGTTGTATATAGGTGATataaaacaagaattaattattgattcaattcctaatactgtAACAACTGTTACTTTATGGGgtggattcaatcaaaaattaaccaaaGGTATAATACCAGAAAGTGTTAAAGAGTTACGTTTAGGTGAtattaaacaagaattaataattgattcaattcctTATAGTGTAACAActgtttgtttatttgaaggattcaataaaaatttaacaaaaagTATTATACCTGAAAGTGttaaaaaattgtatatTTGGGACAAAAAACAAGAACTAATAATTGGCCCAATTCCCGATACTGTAACagtttataaattaaataaagattaa
- the tmem170 gene encoding TMEM170 family protein, whose product MPFRDSLQPDTRYLTDGSLFHGYFYQYGDIWLAITFWCTVVTTISYLISGFVASFVLKKSKFSPFIPIFTAMYGMAIGICYGGISALILSAIYVSGSFLLSWYQGIICGVGLAIVHLLFAFTQGKLQV is encoded by the exons ATGCCATTTAGAGATAGTCTTCAACCGGATACTCGTTATTTAACTGATGGTTCATTATTTCAtggttatttttatcaatatgGAG ATATTTGGTTAGCAATTACATTTTGGTGTACAGTAGTTACAACAATTTCATATTTAATATCAGGGTTTGTAGCATCATTTgtattaaagaaatcaaaattttcacCTTTTATACCAATTTTTACTGCAATGTATGGTATGGCAATTGGTATATGTTATGGTGGTATTTCAGCACTTATTTTAAGTGCAATCTACGTTTCAGgtagttttttattatcttggTATCAAGGTATCATTTGTGGTGTTGGTTTGGCGATAGTACATCTCTTATTCGCTTTTACTCAAGGAAAATTacaagtttaa
- the uap1 gene encoding UDP-N-acetylgalactosamine pyrophosphorylase: protein MDTTNFEDIRNEWIEQGQGHVFNWFDKLSNEEKLNFENDIRKINVKEVNKDYKNVLLNKDEQKIMKYEHFENVMTLNKIKEQDKKKWEDIGYELISKGEVAVLLLAGGQATRLGTTFPKGFYDVGLPSKKSLFQLQAERIYRLQQLVSERYNGSYDQDSKPIQWYIMTSEATHSETIKFFENKNYFGLKKSAFFFFSQAMIPCITPEDGKIISESGSKLSLSPNGNGGLFKALSTSGAIDDMRKKGIKYVTQYCVDNILINMADPVFVGYMHDQSADCGAKVVSKSDPKEPVGVMALNGDGKPFVLEYSEIDEQSKFKKDQNGQLVFNYAHICINAFSFDFLDRIAKNHLDHLKYHVAFKKIPSAHPISGERQSPSSPNGWKLEKFIFDVFPFSKKMVCLEIERSKEFSPLKNCGGMNLPDSPETCLRDISNLHKSFIENSGGKIDSSNSTICEVSPLVSLNGENLKNFVNDKTFILPIEINQNLNN from the exons atggaTACAACAAATTTTGAAGATATTAGAAACGAATGGATTGAACAAGGACAAGGTCATGTATTTAATTGgtttgataaattatcaaatgaagagaaattaaattttgaaaatgatattagAAAAATTAATGTTAAAGAAGTCAATAAAGATTATAAAAAtgttcttttaaataaag atgaacaaaaaattatgaaatatgaacattttgaaaatgttatgacattaaataaaattaaagaacaagataaaaagaaatggGAAGATATTGGATATGAATTAATTAGTAAAGGTGAAGTTgcagtattattattagcgGGTGGACAAGCAACTAGATTAGGTACAACATTTCCAAAAGGATTTTATGATGTTGGATTACCatcaaagaaatcattatttcaattacaaGCTGAAAGAATCTATAGATTACAACAATTGGTTAGTGAGAGATATAATGGTAGCTATGATCAAGATTCTAAACCAATTCAATGGTATATAATGACAAGTGAAGCAACACATTCAGAgacaattaaattctttgagAATAAGAATTATTTTGGTTTGAAAAAGAGtgctttctttttcttctcaCAAGCAATGATACCATGTATAACACCAGAGGATGGTAAAATCATATCAGAGAGTGGCTCAAAGTTATCCCTATCACCTAATGGAAATGGTGGCTTGTTTAAAGCACTCTCCACAAGTGGTGCAATCGACGATATGCGTAAAAAGGGTATCAAATACGTCACTCAATATTGTGTGGATAACATCCTTATCAATATGGCAGACCCCGTCTTTGTCGGATACATGCACGATCAATCAGCGGATTGCGGTGCAAAGGTCGTGTCGAAAAGCGACCCAAAAGAACCAGTTGGCGTTATGGCACTCAATGGCGATGGTAAACCATTCGTATTAGAGTATAGCGAAATCGATGAACAATctaaattcaaaaaagatcaaaatGGTCAATTGGTTTTCAATTATGCTCATATTTGTATCAATGCTTTCTCTTTTGATTTCTTGGATAGAATTGCAAAGAATCATTTGGACCATTTGAAATATCATGTTGCCTTCAAAAAAATACCTTCAGCTCATCCAATTAGTGGTGAACGTCAATCACCATCCTCTCCAAATGGTTGGAAATTGGAGAAATTCATTTTCGATGTTTTCCCATTCTCAAAGAAAATGGTTTGTTTAGAAATTGAACGTTCAAAAGAATTTTCACCACTTAAAAATTGTGGTGGAATGAATTTACCAGATTCACCTGAAACTTGTTTACGTGATATCTCAAATCTTCATAAaagttttattgaaaattctgGTGGTAAAATAGattcttcaaattcaacaatttgTGAAGTATCACCTTTAGTTTCTTTAAAtggtgaaaatttaaaaaattttgttaatgataaaacttttattttaccaattgaaattaatcaaaatttaaataattaa
- a CDS encoding bolA family protein, whose protein sequence is MVSVEDIEKRLKLKFSSEDDKIKIIDESGGCGAKFLVAIGSSQFDGVSLLERHRIVNELLKEEISQIHAITLKTWTLKQYEEKINTI, encoded by the exons ATGGTTAGCGttgaagatattgaaaaacgtttaaaattaaagttttcaTCAGAGGATGATAAAATT AAAATTATTGATGAATCAGGTGGTTGTGGTGCAAAATTTTTAGTGGCAATAGGTTCCTCACAATTTGATGGTGTTTCATTACTTGAAAGACATAGAATTGTAAATGAACttttaaaagaagaaatttCACAAATTCATGCAATTACTCTAAAAACTTGGACCTTAAAACAATatgaagaaaaaataaatacaatttaa
- a CDS encoding C2H2-type zinc finger-containing protein: MSDYDEKIIFTCISCRIQFENSEEQRDHYKSELHRFNLKRKAFDLPPVNEQTFKNKVEALKQEESKSKTPAKFECRICDKEFNSDGTYQQHLTSKKHKEMVSSGAKEVIRNRKPKEEKKLPETIEEAEAILEEKIKNSIKLPLENCLFCNNLGKTVEDNLKHMAKEHSFFVPDIEYLADLEGLLRYLLDKVSIGNVCLYCNGKGKVCQSKDATQTHMRDMGHCKINTDTEDGEDEIIEFYDYSKRDGAVTDENGELVAYKPEITVSTHEITFADGTTIGHRDYAVYYKQKYAPVNRREEFLRGVVGQYKQLGWHEAPKTAYELDKKFTKRTKILELKVGMKKNTQRFVYLPPSIITYIYYTLEININIKPFKYTKDFTKTNFWSNKLAWTKEFHLCSLLHFI; encoded by the exons atgtcagattatgatgaaaaaattatattcacATGTATAAGTTGTAGAattcaatttgaaaatagtGAGGAACAAAGAGACCATTATAAATCTGAATTACATagattcaatttaaaaagaaaagcaTTCGACTTACCACCAGTGAATGAacaaacttttaaaaataaagttgaaGCATTAAAACAAGAggaatcaaaatcaaaaacaccAGCAAAATTTGAATGTAGAATTTGTGATAAAGAATTCAATTCCGATGGTACTTATCAACAACATTTAACATCAAAGAAACATAAAGAAATGGTTTCATCTGGTGCTAAAGAAGTTATTAGAAATAGAAAAccaaaagaagaaaagaaattaccAGAAACCATTGAAGAAGCTGAAGCAATCTTGGaagagaaaattaaaaactctattaaattaccattaGAAAATTGTTTATTCTGTAATAATCTTGGTAAAACAGTTGAAga tAATTTAAAACATATGGCAAAAGAACATTCATTCTTTGTGCCAGATATTGAATATTTAGCAGATTTAGAAGGATTGTTACGTTATTTACTTGATAAAgtttcaattggtaatgTTTGTTTATATTGTAATGGTAAAGGTAAAGTTTGTCAAAGTAAAGATGCAACTCAAACACATATGAGAGATATGGGTCattgtaaaataaatacaGATACTGAAGATGGTGAAgatgaaattattgaattttacGATTATTCCAAGAGAGATGGTGCTGTTACCGATGAAAATGGTGAATTGGTTGCTTATAAACCAGAGATTACCGTTTCAACTCATGAAATTACATTTGCTGATGGTACAACAATTGGTCATCGTGATTATGCAGTTTActataaacaaaaatatgCTCCAGTTAATAGAAGAGAAGAATTCCTTCGTGGTGTCGTCGGTCAATATAAACAATTGGGTTGGCACGAAGCTCCAAAAACTGCATACGAATTAGATAAGAAGTTTACTAAACGTACAAAgattttagaattaaaagtTGGAATGAAGAAAAATACCCAAAGGTTCGTATACTTACCTCCTTCAATCATTACCTATATATATTATACTCtagaaataaatattaacatTAAACCCTTTAAATACACAAAAGATTTTACAAAAACCAACTTTTGGTCCAATAAGCTGGCCTGGACGAAAGAATTCCATCTATGCTCATTATTACATTTCATTTAG
- the dtymk gene encoding dTMP kinase: protein MINTKKEEGEEEKTMIKRGLFILFEGVDRVGKSTQVQSLTNHISNVQKLPTKSLRFPDRTTPIGQIINQYLQNATNMDDRALHLLFSSNRWEARDSILELLNNGTNIVVDRYSYSGVAYSAAKGIDFDWCYACEKGLPKPDLIFYLSMSSEDATKRGEYGGERYEKLEFQKKIKQIYEEKLVDDQWKIINANRSIDEISNEISSIFDSEFKKIQLTSIAKLE from the exons atgattaatacaaaaaaagaagaaggagaagaagaaaaaacaaTGATTAAAAGAggattatttatattatttgaaggtGTTGATAGAGTTGGAAAATCAACTCAAGTTCAATCATTAACCAATCATATTTCAAATGTACAAAAATTACCAACAAAATCATTAAGATTTCCAGACCGTACAACACCAATTGGtcaaattataaatcaatatcTTCAAAATGCAACAAATATGGATGATAGAGCattacatttattattttcttcaaaTCGTTGGGAAGCAag agattcaattttagaattattaaataatggtaCAAATATAGTTGTTGATAGATATTCATATAGTGGTGTTGCATATAGTGCAGCAAAAGGAATTGATTTCGATTGGTGTTATGCATGTGAAAAAGGATTACCAAAACcagatttaatattttatttatcaatGAGTTCAGAAGATGCAACTAAACGTGGTGAATATGGTGGTGAAAGAtatgaaaaattagaatttcaaaaaaagattaaacaAATCTATGAAGAGAAATTAGTTGATGATCAATGGAAAATTATAAATGCAAATAGATCAATagatgaaatttcaaatgaaatctCTTCAATCTTTGATtctgaatttaaaaaaattcaattaactTCAATTGCTAaattagaataa
- the ipi gene encoding IDP isomerase: MATKSNEENIAEFKGHNEIQIELMKEECIVVDNDDKPIRPGSKKETHLMVNINNGLLHRAFSIFLFNGEGKLLLQQRALEKITFPGYWTNTVCSHPLWIVGSELVEENAQGVKIAAKRKLNHELGVPLDQVNIDDFTFMTKIHYKSESKEDPQWGEHEIDHILIMQKDGITINAEPNEVMDYKYVSQEELDQLFKDEDEGKVKVTPWFRLIALNHLKPWWNNLNNLKPLVEPTNTIHRY, encoded by the exons atggcaacaaaatcaaatgaagagAATATTGCAGAATTTAAAGGTCATaatgaaattcaaattgaattaatgaaAGAAGAATGTATTGtagttgataatgatgataaaccAATTAGACCAGGATCAAAGAAAGAAACTCATTTAAtggttaatattaataatggcTTACTTCATCGTGCATTCAGTATTTTCTTATTCAATGGTGAAGGTAAATTATTACTTCAACAAAGAGCATTAGAGAAAATCACTTTCCCAGGCTATTGGACAAACACTGTTTGTTCTCATCCACTTTGGATTGTTGGTTCTGAATTAGTTGAAGAGAATGCTCAAGGTGTTAAAATAGCtgcaaaaagaaaattaaatcatgAATTAGGTGTACCATTAGATCAAGTCAATATCGATGATTTCACTTTTATGACTAAAATTCATTACAAATCTGAATCAAAAGAAGATCCACAATGGGGTGAACATGAAA ttgatcatattttaattatgcAAAAAGATGGTATTACAATTAATGCTGAACCAAATGAAGTTATGGACTATAAATATGTATCACAAGAAGAATTagatcaattatttaaagatgaagatgaaggtAAAGTTAAAGTAACACCTTGGTTTAGATTAATTgcattaaatcatttaaaaccATGGtggaataatttaaataatttaaaaccatTAGTTGAACCAACAAATACAATTCatagatattaa
- a CDS encoding hypothetical protein (O95478 TGF beta-inducible nuclear protein 1 (Hairy cell leukemia protein 1) (HUSSY-29)) yields MPQGDHIELHQKRFGRRLDHYEKVRKKTARAAHKRSAIAQKVTGLKAKLYNKKRYSEKAEMKKTIAMHQERTNKKASDDKVKEGAVPAYLLDREGVSRAKVLSNMVKQKRKEKAGKWDVPLPKVRAISEDEMFKVVKSGKRQKKAWKRFVTKVTFVGEGFTRKPPKYERFIRPTGLRFKKAHVTHPELKSTFYLDILSVKKNPQSPTYTQLGVITKGTILEVNVSDLGLVTQTGKVVWGKMAQVTNNPENDGCINAVLLV; encoded by the exons aTGCCTCAAGGTGATCACATTGAATTGCACCAAAAAAGATTTGGTAGACGTCTTGATCATTATGAAAAAGT acGTAAGAAGACAGCACGTGCTGCTCATAAAAGATCAGCAATAGCACAAAAAGTAACAGGTTTAAAAgctaaattatataataagaAACGTTATTCAGAAAAAGCTGAAATGAAGAAAACCATTGCTATGCATCAAGAGAGAACAAATAAGAAAGCATCAGATGATAAAGTTAAAGAGGGTGCAGTACCAGCCTATCTTTTGGATAGAGAGGGAGTTAGTAGAGCAAAGGTACTCTCAAATATGGTTAAACAAAAGAGAAAAGAGAAAGCAGGTAAATGGGATGTACCATTACCAAAAGTTAGAGCCATTAGTGAGGATGAAATGTTTAAAGTTGTTAAATCTGGTAAACGTCAAAAGAAAGCATGGAAACGTTTTGTTACAAAAGTCACCTTTGTTGGTGAAGGTTTCACTCGTAAACCACCCAAGTATGAACGTTTTATTCGTCCAACTGGTTTACGTTTCAAAAAGGCTCATGTAACTCATCCAGAGTTAAAATCAACTTTTTATCTCGATATTTTATCAGTTAAAAAGAATCCACAATCTCCAACCTATACTCAATTGGGTGTTATCACTAAAGGTACTATCCTTGAAGTTAATGTTTCCGATCTTGGTTTAGTAACTCAAACTGGTAAAGTAGTTTGGGGTAAAATGGCTCAAGTAACTAATAATCCTGAAAATGATGGTTGTATTAATGCAGTTTTattagtttaa